The proteins below come from a single Rhodococcus sp. WMMA185 genomic window:
- the carB gene encoding carbamoyl-phosphate synthase large subunit — protein MPRRTDLSHILVIGSGPIVIGQACEFDYSGTQACRVLREEGLRVSLVNSNPATIMTDPEFADSTYVEPITAEFVEKVIALEAEKGNRIDAVLATLGGQTALNTAVALHEKGILDKYGVELIGADFDAIQRGEDRQKFKDIVAKVGGESARSRVCYTMDEVRETVAELGYPVVVRPSFTMGGLGSGMAYDDEDLARIAGGGLAASPTANVLIEESILGWKEYELELMRDGRDNVVIVCSIENVDPVGVHTGDSVTVAPAMTLTDREYQKMRDLSIDILREVGVDTGGCNIQFAMDPTNGRLVVIEMNPRVSRSSALASKATGFPIAKIAAKLAIGYTLDEIVNDITKETPACFEPTLDYVVVKAPRFAFEKFPGADGTLTTTMKSVGEAMAIGRNFTEALGKVMRSLETKQAGFWTGPQVETEDLDTLLAELRVPHDTRLYGIEKAMSLGATVEQLFDATSIDPWFLDQMQQIHELGTDLRRAAELTERVLRRAKHHGFSDRQIAALRPEVGGEDEVRALREKWNVHPVYKTVDTCAAEFEAKTPYHYSTYELDPEAETEVTPQTERPKVLILGSGPNRIGQGIEFDYSCVHAALTLSEVGYETVMVNCNPETVSTDYDTADRLYFEPLTFEDVLEVYRAESASGTVAGVIVQLGGQTPLGLAKRLEAAGVPIVGTSPEAIDLAEDRGEFGRVLVDAGLPAPKFGTATTFEGARDIAARIGYPVLVRPSYVLGGRGMEIVYDEASLESYLSRATEISDDRPVLVDRFLEDAIEIDVDALCDGTEVYLGGVMEHIEEAGIHSGDSACALPPITLGRADLENVRRSTEALAKGIGVKGLLNVQYALKDDILYVLEANPRASRTVPFVSKATAVQLAKACARVMLGETIAELRGSGVLPASGDGGSAPADAPVAVKEAVLPFNRFRRADGTGVDTLLSPEMKSTGEVMGIDADFGTAFAKSQTAAYGSLPTSGSVFVSIANKDKRSLIFPVKRLADLGFRILATEGTAGVLRRNGITCEEVRKHSGEKLEEGQRTIVERIRDGEVDMVINTPYGNSGPRVDGYEIRSAAVAMNIPCVTTVQGASAAVQGIEAAIRGDVGVQSLQALHERLRSPAGAVAPVAETVPS, from the coding sequence ATGCCACGCCGTACAGATCTCTCCCACATCCTCGTGATCGGCTCCGGCCCGATCGTCATCGGCCAGGCCTGCGAGTTCGACTACTCCGGAACGCAGGCGTGCCGGGTGCTTCGCGAGGAAGGCCTGCGCGTCAGCCTCGTGAACTCGAATCCGGCCACGATCATGACCGACCCCGAGTTCGCCGATTCCACCTATGTCGAACCCATCACCGCCGAGTTCGTCGAGAAGGTCATCGCCCTCGAAGCGGAGAAGGGGAACCGGATCGACGCCGTCCTCGCGACACTCGGTGGCCAGACCGCCCTCAACACCGCGGTGGCCCTGCACGAGAAGGGGATTCTCGACAAGTACGGCGTCGAGCTGATCGGCGCCGATTTCGATGCCATCCAGCGCGGCGAGGACCGGCAGAAGTTCAAGGACATCGTCGCCAAGGTCGGAGGCGAGTCGGCGCGATCACGTGTCTGCTACACGATGGACGAGGTCCGCGAGACGGTGGCCGAACTGGGCTACCCCGTCGTGGTCCGTCCGTCGTTCACCATGGGCGGACTCGGCTCCGGAATGGCATACGACGACGAGGACCTCGCCCGTATCGCCGGTGGGGGCCTGGCCGCGTCGCCCACCGCGAACGTGCTGATCGAGGAATCGATCCTCGGGTGGAAGGAATACGAACTCGAGTTGATGCGAGACGGCCGCGACAACGTCGTGATCGTCTGCTCCATCGAGAACGTCGATCCGGTCGGTGTGCACACCGGTGACTCGGTGACGGTCGCACCCGCGATGACGCTCACCGACCGCGAATATCAGAAGATGCGTGATCTCTCGATCGACATCCTGCGTGAGGTCGGCGTCGACACCGGTGGCTGCAACATCCAGTTCGCCATGGACCCCACCAACGGTCGCCTGGTTGTGATCGAGATGAATCCGCGCGTGTCGAGGTCCAGCGCGCTGGCGTCCAAGGCAACGGGTTTCCCGATCGCGAAGATCGCGGCGAAGCTCGCCATCGGCTACACCCTGGACGAGATCGTCAACGACATCACCAAGGAAACCCCGGCATGTTTCGAGCCGACCCTCGACTACGTCGTGGTGAAGGCTCCGCGGTTCGCGTTCGAGAAGTTCCCCGGTGCCGACGGCACCCTCACCACGACGATGAAGTCGGTGGGTGAGGCGATGGCCATCGGCCGCAACTTCACCGAGGCCCTCGGCAAGGTGATGCGCTCGCTCGAGACCAAACAAGCCGGTTTCTGGACCGGGCCTCAGGTCGAGACCGAGGACCTGGATACTCTGCTCGCCGAACTCCGTGTCCCGCACGACACGCGCCTGTACGGCATCGAGAAGGCGATGAGCCTCGGTGCCACCGTCGAGCAACTGTTCGACGCGACCAGTATCGACCCCTGGTTCCTCGACCAGATGCAGCAGATCCACGAACTCGGCACCGATTTGCGTCGTGCCGCCGAGCTGACCGAGCGGGTGCTGCGGCGGGCAAAGCACCACGGGTTCTCTGATCGGCAGATCGCGGCGCTGCGCCCCGAGGTCGGCGGGGAAGACGAGGTGCGGGCACTGCGTGAGAAGTGGAACGTCCACCCGGTCTACAAGACGGTGGACACATGTGCGGCGGAGTTCGAGGCCAAGACGCCGTACCACTACTCCACCTACGAACTCGACCCCGAGGCCGAGACTGAGGTGACGCCGCAGACCGAGCGGCCGAAGGTCCTGATCCTCGGTTCCGGCCCGAACCGGATCGGACAGGGCATCGAGTTCGACTACTCCTGTGTGCACGCGGCGCTGACGCTGTCCGAGGTCGGCTACGAGACCGTGATGGTCAACTGCAACCCCGAGACCGTCTCAACCGACTACGACACCGCCGACCGCCTGTATTTCGAACCGCTGACCTTCGAGGACGTTCTCGAGGTGTATCGGGCCGAGTCGGCGTCGGGGACGGTAGCCGGGGTGATCGTGCAGCTCGGCGGCCAGACTCCGCTGGGTCTGGCGAAGCGGCTCGAGGCCGCGGGGGTGCCGATCGTGGGCACCAGCCCCGAGGCCATCGATCTTGCCGAGGATCGCGGCGAGTTCGGCAGGGTGCTCGTCGACGCCGGGCTGCCTGCGCCCAAGTTCGGTACCGCGACGACGTTCGAAGGCGCCCGTGACATCGCGGCGAGGATCGGCTATCCGGTGCTGGTGCGCCCGTCCTACGTCCTCGGTGGCCGAGGCATGGAGATCGTCTACGACGAGGCCTCGCTCGAGAGCTACCTTTCCCGCGCCACCGAGATCTCCGACGATCGGCCCGTCCTGGTGGACCGATTCCTCGAAGACGCCATCGAGATCGATGTGGACGCCCTCTGCGACGGCACCGAGGTGTACCTCGGTGGCGTGATGGAGCACATCGAGGAGGCGGGTATCCACTCGGGCGACTCCGCGTGTGCGCTGCCGCCGATCACCCTCGGTCGCGCCGATCTCGAGAACGTTCGCCGTTCCACGGAGGCGCTCGCGAAGGGGATCGGCGTCAAGGGTCTGCTCAACGTGCAGTACGCCCTGAAAGACGACATCCTGTACGTCCTAGAGGCCAACCCGCGTGCGAGCCGCACCGTGCCGTTCGTGTCGAAGGCGACGGCCGTGCAGCTCGCGAAGGCGTGCGCTCGCGTGATGCTCGGTGAAACGATCGCGGAACTGCGCGGGAGCGGAGTCCTCCCGGCCTCCGGTGACGGTGGTTCCGCACCCGCCGACGCCCCCGTCGCAGTCAAGGAGGCTGTGCTGCCGTTCAACCGATTCCGTCGCGCCGACGGCACCGGGGTGGATACTCTGCTGAGCCCCGAGATGAAGTCGACCGGCGAGGTGATGGGAATCGACGCGGACTTCGGTACCGCGTTCGCCAAGAGTCAGACCGCCGCGTACGGCTCGCTCCCCACCTCGGGATCGGTATTCGTCTCGATCGCCAACAAGGACAAGCGTTCGCTGATCTTCCCGGTCAAGCGCCTTGCAGACCTGGGCTTTCGCATACTGGCCACCGAAGGGACCGCCGGGGTCCTGCGCCGAAACGGCATCACCTGCGAGGAGGTGCGCAAGCACTCCGGCGAGAAGCTCGAGGAGGGTCAGCGCACCATCGTCGAACGGATCCGGGACGGCGAAGTCGACATGGTGATCAATACCCCGTACGGCAACTCCGGACCGCGTGTCGACGGTTACGAAATCCGCAGCGCGGCCGTCGCGATGAACATTCCGTGTGTCACGACCGTGCAAGGCGCATCCGCGGCGGTGCAGGGTATCGAGGCCGCGATCCGCGGCGACGTCGGTGTCCAATCGCTTCAGGCACTGCACGAGAGGTTGCGGTCGCCCGCCGGAGCCGTCGCGCCCGTCGCCGAAACCGTCCCGTCGTGA
- the rpoZ gene encoding DNA-directed RNA polymerase subunit omega: protein MSSTPAAASAEPGHGALAAYDVPLGITNPPIDELLERTSSKYALVIYSAKRARQINDYYNQLGDGILEYVGPLVEPGLQEKPLSIALREIHSDLLEHTEGE, encoded by the coding sequence GTGAGTAGCACCCCCGCAGCAGCGTCAGCAGAACCCGGCCACGGCGCCCTCGCGGCCTATGACGTCCCGCTCGGAATTACCAACCCTCCGATCGACGAACTGCTCGAACGCACGTCGTCGAAGTACGCGCTGGTGATCTACTCGGCCAAGCGGGCGCGTCAGATCAACGACTACTACAACCAGCTCGGTGACGGCATCCTCGAATACGTCGGTCCCCTCGTGGAGCCGGGTCTTCAGGAGAAGCCCCTCTCGATCGCATTGCGTGAGATCCACTCCGATCTGCTCGAGCACACCGAGGGCGAGTGA
- the mihF gene encoding integration host factor, actinobacterial type has protein sequence MALPQLTDEQRAAALEKAAAARKARAELKERLKRGGTDLKQVLKDAENDEILGKMKVSALLEALPKVGKVKAQEIMTELEIAPTRRLRGLGDRQRKALLARFDFEA, from the coding sequence GTGGCCCTTCCCCAGTTGACTGACGAGCAGCGTGCCGCTGCTTTGGAGAAGGCAGCTGCTGCCCGCAAGGCCAGGGCTGAGCTCAAGGAGCGCCTGAAGCGTGGTGGCACCGACCTCAAACAGGTTCTCAAGGATGCCGAGAATGACGAGATTCTCGGCAAGATGAAGGTGTCGGCACTGCTCGAGGCTCTGCCCAAGGTGGGCAAGGTCAAGGCGCAGGAGATCATGACCGAGCTGGAAATCGCTCCGACCCGTCGCCTCCGGGGCCTCGGCGATCGGCAGCGCAAGGCCCTGCTCGCCAGGTTCGACTTCGAGGCCTGA
- a CDS encoding dihydroorotase encodes MGGSAVIGDTVLIKNVLLYGEGEPTDVLLGDGVIRAIGADAGEGSDSDTEVIDATGQILLPGFVDLHTHLREPGREDTETVDSGSAAAALGGYTAVFAMANTSPVADSVVVTDHVWRRGQEVGLVDVHPVGAVTVGLEGKQLAEMATMAAGVGRVKMFSDDGHCVYDPLIMRRALEYSSSLGVLIAQHAEEPRLTVGAVAHEGPTASRLGLAGWPRAAEESIVARDALLARDAGARVHICHASTAGTVELMKWARGQGISITAEVTPHHLLLDDSRLETYDAVNKVNPPLREASDVAALRAGLADGTIDCVATDHAPHAEQDKCCEFAAARPGMLGLETALSIVAATMVRPGMLDWRGVARVMSERPAEIVGLDDQGRPLEVGEPANLALVAPDAEWTVHGSDLASISHNTPFEAMTLPARVTTTILRGRVTARDGEVRFPARFGGR; translated from the coding sequence ATGGGTGGCAGTGCAGTGATAGGAGATACGGTGCTCATCAAGAACGTGCTGCTCTATGGCGAGGGCGAACCCACCGACGTTCTCCTCGGAGACGGAGTGATCCGCGCGATCGGCGCGGATGCAGGCGAGGGCAGTGACTCGGACACCGAGGTGATCGATGCGACCGGGCAGATCCTGCTCCCTGGTTTCGTCGACCTGCACACGCATCTGCGTGAACCGGGCCGCGAGGACACCGAGACCGTCGACTCCGGGTCGGCCGCCGCTGCGCTCGGCGGATACACCGCAGTGTTCGCGATGGCCAACACCAGCCCCGTTGCAGACTCGGTCGTCGTCACCGATCACGTCTGGCGGCGCGGCCAGGAGGTCGGCCTCGTCGACGTACACCCGGTCGGCGCGGTCACGGTAGGCCTCGAGGGCAAACAGCTCGCCGAGATGGCCACGATGGCGGCGGGCGTCGGTCGGGTCAAGATGTTCTCGGACGATGGCCATTGCGTGTACGACCCCCTGATCATGCGCCGTGCCCTCGAGTACTCGAGTTCCCTCGGGGTGCTCATCGCGCAGCACGCGGAGGAGCCGCGACTGACCGTCGGCGCCGTCGCGCACGAGGGACCCACCGCGTCCAGGCTCGGCCTCGCCGGGTGGCCCCGTGCCGCCGAGGAGTCGATCGTCGCACGGGACGCGCTGCTCGCCCGCGATGCCGGTGCGCGGGTGCACATCTGTCACGCATCGACTGCGGGCACCGTCGAGCTGATGAAATGGGCTCGCGGCCAGGGTATTTCGATCACGGCCGAGGTCACCCCGCATCACTTGTTGCTCGACGACTCCCGCCTCGAGACCTACGACGCTGTCAACAAGGTGAACCCGCCCCTGCGGGAGGCGAGCGACGTCGCCGCACTCCGGGCCGGACTCGCGGACGGCACCATCGACTGCGTCGCCACCGATCATGCGCCCCACGCCGAACAGGACAAGTGCTGCGAGTTCGCGGCGGCGCGCCCCGGGATGCTCGGACTCGAGACGGCGCTGTCGATCGTCGCGGCGACTATGGTCCGCCCTGGCATGCTCGACTGGCGAGGGGTGGCTCGGGTGATGAGTGAACGGCCCGCCGAGATCGTCGGACTCGACGACCAGGGACGTCCGCTGGAAGTCGGTGAGCCCGCGAACCTGGCACTGGTCGCACCGGACGCCGAATGGACCGTTCACGGATCAGATCTCGCCAGTATCTCGCACAACACACCGTTTGAGGCGATGACACTTCCGGCCCGCGTGACCACCACGATCCTCCGCGGTCGGGTCACCGCGCGCGATGGCGAAGTCCGGTTCCCGGCTCGGTTCGGTGGGCGGTAG
- a CDS encoding PH-like domain-containing protein yields MERILWVVGLALFWVLAIYLMYIGWRGRARRQVDRVGDLPVVPAHLGEQILAPTTGLYVGSTLAPSWQDRIAVGDLGFRAAGEISRHAAGILLERDGASAIWIPQAAIRAVRTERGLAGKVMSKDGLLVIRWELPSGTEIDTGFRGDDKSVYPDWVDDADPQDKTDSEDPANAANSGEVEQNGENA; encoded by the coding sequence GTGGAAAGGATCCTCTGGGTGGTCGGGCTCGCCCTCTTCTGGGTGCTGGCCATTTACCTGATGTACATCGGTTGGCGTGGTCGGGCCCGCCGTCAGGTCGACCGGGTCGGTGATCTGCCCGTCGTGCCTGCGCACCTCGGCGAACAGATCCTCGCGCCGACCACGGGGCTGTATGTGGGCAGCACGCTGGCACCGAGCTGGCAGGACCGGATCGCGGTCGGCGACCTCGGATTCCGGGCTGCGGGAGAGATCTCCCGCCACGCCGCCGGCATCCTGCTCGAGCGTGACGGAGCTTCGGCGATCTGGATTCCGCAGGCCGCGATCCGTGCAGTCCGTACCGAACGCGGGCTTGCCGGGAAGGTAATGAGCAAGGACGGTCTGCTGGTGATCCGCTGGGAACTGCCCTCCGGCACCGAGATAGACACCGGATTCCGCGGCGACGACAAGTCGGTCTACCCCGATTGGGTGGATGACGCGGATCCCCAAGACAAGACAGACAGTGAAGATCCAGCGAATGCGGCGAACTCTGGTGAGGTCGAGCAGAACGGAGAGAACGCATGA
- a CDS encoding aspartate carbamoyltransferase catalytic subunit: MKHLLSIADLTRESAVELLDEAQRFEQALLGREVRKLPTLRGRTVMTVFFENSTRTRVSFEVAGKWMSADVINVSASSSSVSKGESLRDTAMTLRAAGADALIVRHPASGAAHQIAHWTGRQEDGGPAVVNAGDGMHEHPTQALLDALTLRQRLGGIEGKRIAIVGDIAHSRVARSNALLLSMLGAEVVLVAPPTLLPVGVSSWPVTVSYSLDAELPGLDAVLMLRVQAERMNGGFFPSPREYSINFGLSEKRLAMLPEHAVVLHPGPMLRGMEIASSVADSTKTAVLQQVTNGVHMRMAVLFRLLVGAENAAG; the protein is encoded by the coding sequence GTGAAGCACCTGCTGTCGATCGCCGACCTGACGCGGGAATCGGCTGTCGAACTTCTCGACGAAGCACAGCGGTTCGAGCAAGCCCTTCTCGGACGTGAGGTGCGTAAGCTCCCGACCTTGCGCGGGCGCACGGTGATGACCGTATTCTTCGAGAACTCGACGCGTACCCGGGTCTCGTTCGAGGTCGCCGGCAAGTGGATGAGCGCAGACGTGATCAACGTCAGCGCGTCCAGTTCCTCGGTGTCCAAAGGTGAATCGCTCCGAGACACGGCGATGACGTTGCGGGCCGCCGGCGCCGATGCGCTGATCGTGCGGCACCCCGCGTCGGGTGCGGCGCACCAGATTGCGCACTGGACCGGCCGCCAGGAGGACGGCGGCCCAGCGGTCGTCAACGCCGGCGACGGGATGCACGAACATCCCACCCAGGCGTTACTCGACGCTCTCACGTTGCGCCAGCGTCTCGGCGGCATCGAGGGCAAGCGCATCGCGATCGTGGGTGACATCGCGCACAGCCGCGTCGCCCGTTCGAACGCGCTGCTGCTGTCGATGCTCGGTGCCGAGGTCGTCCTGGTGGCGCCGCCGACGCTGCTCCCGGTCGGAGTGTCGTCCTGGCCCGTTACGGTTTCGTACTCGCTCGACGCGGAATTGCCCGGGCTCGATGCAGTTCTCATGCTGCGGGTGCAGGCCGAGCGGATGAACGGCGGGTTCTTCCCGTCCCCTCGGGAGTACTCGATCAATTTCGGACTGTCCGAGAAACGACTGGCGATGCTTCCCGAGCACGCGGTGGTGTTGCACCCCGGTCCGATGCTGCGTGGCATGGAGATCGCGTCTTCCGTTGCCGATTCGACGAAGACCGCTGTGCTGCAACAGGTAACCAACGGTGTGCACATGCGAATGGCGGTGCTGTTCCGATTGCTGGTCGGAGCGGAGAACGCTGCCGGATGA
- the gmk gene encoding guanylate kinase: MVLAGPSAVGKSSVVRLLRERMPELVFSVSATTREPRPGEVDGEDYRFTSRDEFQRMIDAGELLEWAEIHGGLQLSGTPAAPVRQAIEQGKPVLIEVDLGGARAIRTAMPEALLVFMAPPSWDVLVRRLTDRGTESAEVVERRLKTARTELDAQDEFDEVIVNEDVNRSCDELVSLLVGRSEQSGPIH; this comes from the coding sequence GTGGTACTGGCCGGCCCCTCGGCTGTCGGAAAGTCCAGCGTGGTGCGCCTGCTTCGAGAGCGGATGCCTGAGCTTGTCTTCAGCGTGTCCGCCACGACGCGTGAGCCACGCCCGGGCGAGGTGGACGGTGAGGACTACCGTTTCACCTCTCGTGACGAGTTCCAGCGCATGATCGATGCCGGCGAGCTTCTCGAATGGGCTGAGATCCACGGCGGGCTTCAGTTGTCGGGGACCCCGGCAGCCCCGGTCCGCCAGGCGATCGAGCAGGGAAAACCCGTGCTGATCGAGGTCGATCTGGGAGGGGCGCGTGCAATTCGGACGGCGATGCCCGAGGCGCTCCTCGTCTTCATGGCCCCGCCCAGCTGGGACGTGCTGGTCCGTCGATTGACCGACAGGGGGACCGAATCCGCCGAGGTCGTGGAGCGGCGTCTCAAGACCGCGAGGACCGAACTCGACGCGCAGGACGAGTTCGACGAGGTCATAGTGAACGAGGATGTCAACCGATCGTGCGACGAGTTGGTATCCTTGTTGGTTGGACGGTCGGAACAGTCCGGGCCGATCCACTAG
- the pyrF gene encoding orotidine-5'-phosphate decarboxylase → MQRLTSAVEHRGRLCVGIDPHPGLLESWGLPANAEGLEAFAETCVEAFVGEVAVVKPQVAFFEAYGSAGYAVLERTISVLRAAGTLVIADAKRGDIGSTMAAYAQSWLGEKSSLSADALTVSPYLGFGALDPALSLAAEHGRGLFVLARTSNPEGGDLQTAQVAPGVSVAQSIVDEAVRRNATEPGLAGLVVGATRGHGLDLSNFSGPILAPGLGAQGATAADLSEIFPESRKLLLPNSSRGILRHGPSVSALRAAALEARDEVESALS, encoded by the coding sequence GTGCAGCGGCTGACCTCGGCGGTCGAACACCGGGGGCGGTTGTGTGTCGGGATCGACCCGCACCCGGGCCTGCTCGAATCGTGGGGGCTGCCGGCCAACGCGGAGGGGCTCGAGGCCTTCGCCGAGACCTGTGTGGAGGCCTTCGTCGGTGAGGTGGCCGTTGTGAAGCCCCAGGTCGCTTTCTTCGAGGCGTACGGGTCCGCCGGCTATGCGGTGCTCGAACGCACGATCTCGGTCCTCAGGGCGGCAGGGACGCTCGTTATCGCCGATGCCAAGCGTGGAGACATCGGCTCGACGATGGCGGCGTACGCGCAGTCCTGGCTGGGCGAGAAGTCGTCTCTGTCCGCTGATGCCTTGACGGTTTCGCCATACCTGGGCTTCGGCGCTCTCGATCCGGCGCTGTCGCTGGCCGCGGAGCACGGCCGGGGACTGTTCGTGCTCGCCCGCACGTCCAATCCCGAAGGTGGCGATCTGCAGACCGCGCAGGTCGCCCCGGGAGTGTCGGTGGCGCAGTCCATCGTGGACGAGGCGGTCCGGCGCAACGCCACCGAACCGGGACTCGCCGGCCTCGTCGTGGGCGCGACACGCGGACACGGTCTGGATTTGTCGAATTTTTCCGGACCGATTCTCGCACCGGGCCTCGGCGCTCAGGGAGCGACCGCGGCCGACCTTTCCGAGATTTTCCCCGAGTCCCGAAAGCTGTTGTTGCCAAACAGTTCTCGGGGCATTCTCAGGCATGGGCCATCGGTTTCGGCCTTGCGGGCCGCGGCCCTCGAGGCCCGTGACGAGGTCGAGTCCGCACTCTCTTAG
- the carA gene encoding glutamine-hydrolyzing carbamoyl-phosphate synthase small subunit, with the protein MSSYDSDSAVLVLEDGRTFRGTTFGAVGQTLGEAVFSTGMTGYQETLTDPSYHRQIVVATAPQIGNTGWNDEDDESVGPTGSSAESRIWVAGYVVRDPSRRTSSWRATGSLQDELVKQGVVGIAGVDTRALVRHLRTRGSMRAGVFSGDALADTDALLGRVKSQPSMLGANLAGEVSTTSGYIVEPTGGQARFTVAAIDLGIKTNTPRMFAERGIRVHVLPSDASLEQILDLKADGVFLSNGPGDPATADGAVNLTKEVLGQGLPLFGICFGNQILGRAMGLGTYKMKFGHRGINIPVIEHETGRIAITAQNHGFALEGEAGQEFDTPFGRAVISHTCANDGTVEGIRLLDDSAFSVQYHPEAAAGPHDAAYLFDRFTSLLEGVKK; encoded by the coding sequence ATGAGCAGCTATGACAGCGACTCGGCAGTACTGGTCCTCGAGGACGGAAGGACCTTCCGCGGCACCACGTTCGGTGCCGTCGGTCAGACCCTGGGTGAGGCGGTCTTCAGCACCGGAATGACTGGCTACCAGGAGACCCTCACCGACCCGAGCTACCACCGTCAGATCGTGGTGGCCACCGCGCCGCAGATCGGCAACACGGGATGGAACGACGAGGACGACGAGTCGGTCGGCCCTACCGGCAGTAGTGCCGAGTCCAGGATCTGGGTGGCCGGGTACGTCGTCCGCGACCCTTCGCGGCGAACGTCGAGTTGGCGCGCCACCGGGTCGTTGCAGGACGAACTCGTGAAGCAGGGCGTCGTCGGGATCGCCGGGGTCGACACCCGAGCCCTGGTTCGGCACCTGCGCACCAGGGGTTCCATGCGAGCCGGGGTGTTCTCCGGTGACGCACTGGCCGACACGGATGCACTTCTCGGACGCGTGAAGAGTCAGCCGTCGATGCTCGGTGCCAACCTCGCCGGCGAGGTCAGCACGACGAGCGGGTACATCGTGGAACCGACTGGGGGACAGGCCCGCTTCACGGTTGCCGCGATCGACTTGGGGATCAAGACCAACACCCCGCGCATGTTCGCCGAGCGGGGTATCCGGGTGCACGTGCTGCCTTCGGACGCATCGCTCGAGCAGATCCTCGATCTGAAGGCGGACGGTGTGTTTCTCTCCAACGGTCCAGGCGACCCGGCGACCGCCGACGGCGCCGTGAATCTCACGAAAGAGGTCCTCGGGCAGGGGCTTCCCCTGTTCGGAATCTGCTTCGGCAATCAGATCCTCGGGCGCGCAATGGGTCTGGGCACCTACAAGATGAAGTTCGGGCACCGGGGGATCAACATCCCGGTCATCGAACACGAGACCGGGCGCATCGCGATCACTGCACAGAACCACGGATTCGCGCTCGAGGGCGAGGCCGGACAAGAGTTCGACACTCCGTTCGGTAGGGCCGTGATCAGTCATACATGCGCCAACGACGGCACCGTCGAAGGCATTCGGCTACTCGACGATTCGGCCTTCTCGGTGCAGTACCACCCCGAGGCCGCGGCAGGCCCACACGATGCCGCATACCTGTTCGACCGCTTCACCAGCCTGCTCGAGGGAGTCAAGAAGTAA